One window of Penaeus chinensis breed Huanghai No. 1 chromosome 34, ASM1920278v2, whole genome shotgun sequence genomic DNA carries:
- the LOC125043599 gene encoding golgin subfamily A member 6-like protein 2, with amino-acid sequence MTDQDAQDAALKYSQLKHDYEVKIRNLQEERRIYEEDWEEKLREKEREGESKLREAMRNHEMMQRLIDDKEEEFETRLKAQVVQWKTDWDNVEEGLKDEIKKLKTENDNLRSEAGAMRGRVDRAEIEHEMRIQELEQELGAKNTELENRTKNLKIRLETMENSSRQQNQEKLEVERLLREDREKLRQLQLKLDTLEASKQSSERRVLSLSSTERDLRESKETLSLENEELKVELEGLKTKMEAKEKEWAGKLEAESKAAESRVKQRIEKTWLEKLKRSEESAAQDIEKLRESHRRSESDLRKELALAQKAEEETKRLNEEFKKKVKALRQSETDLGHKVKDLEDRLEKNKRRGEVLTGNEFT; translated from the exons ATGACGGACCAGGACGCGCAGGACGCCGCCCTCAAGTACAGCCAATTGAAGCACGACTACGAGGTCAAGATCAGGAACCTGCAGGAGGAGCGAAGGATCtatgaggaggattgggaggagaagctcag agaaaaagagagagagggcgagagcaagCTGAGGGAAGCGATGAGGAACCACGAGATGATGCAACGCCTCATagacgacaaggaggaggagtTCGAGACGAGACTCAAGGCCCAGGTGGTGCAGTGGAAGACCGACTGGGACAACGTGGAGGAGGGACTCAAGGACGAGATTAAGAAGCTGAAGACTGAG AACGACAACCTGCGTAGCGAGGCGGGCGCCATGCGAGGCCGCGTGGACCGAGCCGAGATCGAGCACGAGATGCGAATCCAGGAGCTCGAGCAGGAACTGGGCGCGAAGAACACCGAACTCGAGAACAGGACGAAGAACTTGAAGATCCGACTGGAGACGATGGAGAACTCGAGTCGCCAGCAGAACCAGGAGAAGCTCGAGGTGGAGAGGCTGTTGAGGGAAGACCGAGAGAAGCTCCGTCAGCTTCAGCTCAAGCTCGACACGTTGGAAGCTTCGAAGCAGAGTAGCGAGCGGAGGGTCCTGTCTCTCTCGTCGACGGAGCGGGACCTTAGGGAATCCAAGGAGACGCTCAGTTTGGAGAACGAGGAACTCAAGGTCGAGCTCGAGGGACTCAAGACGAAgatggaggcgaaggagaaggagtgggcgGGCAAGTTGGAGGCGGAGTCGAAGGCGGCGGAGAGCAGAGTGAAACAGAGGATAGAGAAGACGTGGTTGGAGAAACTGAAGCGGAGCGAGGAGAGCGCCGCGCAGGAC ATCGAGAAACTGCGCGAGTCTCACCGCCGAAGCGAGAGCGACTTGAGGAAGGAGCTGGCACTGGCGCAGAAGGCCGAGGAGGAGACCAAGAGGCTGAACGAGGAATTTAAGAAGAag gtCAAGGCGCTGCGGCAGAGCGAGACTGACCTCGGCCACAAGGTCAAGGATCTGGAGGACCGGCTGGAGAAGAACAAGCGAAggggcgaagtcctcacaggaaaCGAGTTCACGTaa